In the genome of Noviherbaspirillum saxi, the window GCATCATCGAGGATAGCGACCAGGGCATTTTAATTACCGATGCCCATGAGCGCATCGTATCCGTGAACACCGCGTTCACCCGAATCACCGGTTATTCGGCGGCGGAAGCGATCGACCAGACACCCGATCTGCTCAGGTCAGGCAAGCACAATGCGGATTTTCGCGCGCAGGTGCGCTCCGCCATGCATGGCACCGGACCGTGGCAGGGCGAGATCCTCGGCAAGCGCAAGAGCGGCGAAATTTTTCCGCAATCAGTGTCGATCAGCGTGGTGCGCAACGAGCAGGGCGAGATCACGCATGCATTTTCGATCTTCTCGGATATCAGCATATTCAAGGAAGCCGAAGCGCGCGTGCAGCAAATGGCGAACTACGACCCGCTGACCGGACTGCCGAACCGCACGCTGCTCTTTCAGCTGGTGACGCAAGCGCTGACCGCGGCGCGGCGAAATAACCGGCATGGCGCCTTGCTGGTGATCGAACTGGACCGTTTCACGGCGATTCACGACACGCTGGGTCATGATGTCGGCGACGAGCTGCTGTGCGAGATCGGCCGTCGTCTGCGCACCGCCTTGCGCGAGGAAGATGTGCTTGCCCGCATCGAAGGCAGCAAGTTCGGGGTGGCGCTGCTCGATATCCAGAAGCGAGAGCATGCAGGTATCGTTGCGCAAAAACTGCTCGATGCTCTGGCGAATCCGCTCATGATCGATTCGCATGATTTGCGCATCGGCGCCTGCATTGGCATCTCGGTATACCCGGAAGACGGAAATGAAACAGCCTCGCTGCTGCGCTTCGCGGACGCGGCGATGAGCAAGACGCAGCAGCAAGGCGAAGCCGGCTATACGTTCTACAGCTCGGAAATGAACAAGCGCGCCAAGGAGCACTTGCGCATAGAAAGCGAATTGCGACGCGCACTGGCCGGCGGCCAGCTGTTGCTGCACTATCAGCCCAAGGTCAGCCTGCGTAGCGGACGCATTGTCGGCGCCGAAGCGCTGATACGCTGGCGTCATCCGGAACGTGGCATGATCCCGCCCGGTGTCTTCATCCCGGTGGCGGAAGAAACCGGCCTGATACTCGACATCGGAACCTGGGTTCTTGAAGAAGCCTGTCGCCAGATCCGCGACTGGAAAGATGCGGGGCTGGATGCGCCGCCGATTGCAGTCAAC includes:
- a CDS encoding putative bifunctional diguanylate cyclase/phosphodiesterase, translating into MPDNTLGRCLALCRDARELDGAAQLQALSELEQLLRSARQAADANPSPVPTTDVVLAEPVIAMDLAGYVTDWNDGAERLFGYTREEALGQHVLFLYADDDHEVAELFLEHGTSLMEVRRRKKSGEVFWASLSLSLRDDAGGNADGLIVHMSEIKERLSPEDKQRLHARIIEDSDQGILITDAHERIVSVNTAFTRITGYSAAEAIDQTPDLLRSGKHNADFRAQVRSAMHGTGPWQGEILGKRKSGEIFPQSVSISVVRNEQGEITHAFSIFSDISIFKEAEARVQQMANYDPLTGLPNRTLLFQLVTQALTAARRNNRHGALLVIELDRFTAIHDTLGHDVGDELLCEIGRRLRTALREEDVLARIEGSKFGVALLDIQKREHAGIVAQKLLDALANPLMIDSHDLRIGACIGISVYPEDGNETASLLRFADAAMSKTQQQGEAGYTFYSSEMNKRAKEHLRIESELRRALAGGQLLLHYQPKVSLRSGRIVGAEALIRWRHPERGMIPPGVFIPVAEETGLILDIGTWVLEEACRQIRDWKDAGLDAPPIAVNLSSRQFDRNLPHRVQEALEAYRLSPDRLKLEITETLLVRGPDQVIPIMNELVAMGLALALDDFGTGYSSLAYLKKFPINTLKIDRSFVIGLPTEENDCAIAQAIVTMGQQLRQEIVAEGVETVEQMRFLRNLGCDQLQGYLFSPPVAAAAFEQMVREGKRLQLAL